From Burkholderiales bacterium:
TTCCCGGGCCGGACAACCATCGGTCCGCGATGCCGGCGGAATCGAAGCGCCGCACGCCCGCGGTGCTCGACTGGATGCGCGAGGCGTTTCGCACCGCACGCGAGCGCAAAGCGCCGGCGGTCGTCCTCGCGACGCAGGCCGATCTGTTCAGCGGCAGCAGCGCTTACGCGGAAATTCTCCAGACGCTCGCCGACGAATCCCGCCGTTACGCGGGCGAAGTGCTGATCTTGCACGGCGACACGCACGTCTATCGCTTCGACAAACCGCTCGTCGACGCGAAGACCGGCGCGGCGGTCGCAAACGTCAGCCGCGTGGAAGTGCCCGGCAGCCCGTTCGTGAACTGGGTCTACGTCACCGTGACGGTCGAGGACGGACGGGCGAGGTTCGGGGCGATACCGGGCAGCGATATCGCGACGCGCAACCGCTAGGACCCGTCATCCCCGCGTAGGCGGGGATCCATTTTCCAACGTCAAAATGGATTCCCGATCATTTCGCGCGAGCGCGCGGTCGGGAATGACGATGCTCGTCAGTGGTGGTGGTGTCCGCCGGGCCCGTGCACGTGGCCGTGCGACATCTCTTCGTCGCTCGCCTGGCGCACGTCGGTGATGGTGCACTCGAAGTGCAGGGTCTGGCCGGCGAGCGGGTGGTTGCCGTCGACGACGACCTTGCCTTCCGCGACGTCGGTGACGGTGTAGACGAGGGTCTCGCCGGACTCATTCGCCTGACCTTCGAACTGCATGCCGATCTGCACGTTGTCAGGGAATTTGTCGCGGGGCTCGACGTGCACGAGATCGGCATCGTAATCGCCGAAGCCGTCGTCGGGCGTCAGCCGCACGCGGCACGTCTCGCCGACGTCCTTGCCTTCGAGCGCTTTTTCCACTGCGGGAAACATGTTGCCGTAACCGCCGTGCAGGTATTCGACCGCTTCTTCGGTCTCTTCGATCATTTGTCCGTCGCTTCCGAAGAGCTGGTACTTCAGCGATACGACGGTGTTCTTGGCTATT
This genomic window contains:
- a CDS encoding peptidylprolyl isomerase, encoding MQIAKNTVVSLKYQLFGSDGQMIEETEEAVEYLHGGYGNMFPAVEKALEGKDVGETCRVRLTPDDGFGDYDADLVHVEPRDKFPDNVQIGMQFEGQANESGETLVYTVTDVAEGKVVVDGNHPLAGQTLHFECTITDVRQASDEEMSHGHVHGPGGHHHH